A window of the Thermodesulforhabdus norvegica genome harbors these coding sequences:
- a CDS encoding sensor histidine kinase: MGVMEKLRDFFTFHPGDSGARYAILRRNLAITMILVTFVPLFLMAFINYMEYRATLHKEILSPMQSLVGKAKHSLELFVAERLATVSFVAKAYSFEELADPEKLGRIFSVMKTEFRGFVDLGIIDERGIQINYVGPYQLRGKDYSEQPWFHEVRIKGSYVSDVFLGYRKFPHMVVAVENSVPGGKTWVVRATIDTDRLNDVILSMNLDPESDAFLINKDGILQTPSKFYGGVLTRIPIPVPSPTYQPSVVSIQDDQGRDLFMSYAFLGEPDLVLVMVKPKVRVLRAWTALKSEMLILFIGGTLVLLFVVIKVTGIFVNRIKEADEKREAAFRELQHHHKLSSLGRLAAGVAHEINNPMAIINEKAGLILDLLARMPENPHRDKLEALTRDILKSVDRCRNITHRLLGFARRMDVQIEVLDLNDVIREVLTFLEKEALYRNIDVRLQLAENLPRIASDRGQLQQVFLNILNNAFEAVPDGGTVSITSWEVDADKVAVSIQDNGHGMDEETMKHIFEPFFTTKKGYGTGLGLPITYGIVKKLGGDIQVQSQVGEGTTFTVYLPKKAPLAE; this comes from the coding sequence ATGGGCGTTATGGAAAAGTTGAGGGACTTTTTTACCTTCCACCCCGGAGACAGCGGGGCCAGATATGCAATTCTCCGTAGAAATCTGGCCATTACGATGATTCTCGTTACCTTCGTTCCTCTATTTCTTATGGCCTTCATAAACTACATGGAGTACAGGGCAACTCTCCACAAGGAAATCCTGTCCCCTATGCAGTCACTCGTCGGAAAGGCCAAGCATTCTCTGGAGCTTTTCGTTGCCGAACGCCTGGCCACGGTAAGCTTTGTGGCAAAAGCCTATTCCTTCGAAGAACTGGCCGACCCCGAAAAGCTCGGCAGGATCTTTTCGGTAATGAAAACGGAGTTTCGGGGTTTCGTCGATTTAGGGATTATCGACGAAAGGGGGATCCAGATTAATTACGTGGGTCCCTATCAACTTCGGGGCAAGGACTATTCGGAACAGCCCTGGTTTCATGAGGTGCGCATAAAGGGAAGCTATGTGAGCGACGTTTTTTTGGGATACCGCAAGTTTCCTCACATGGTCGTTGCGGTCGAAAACTCTGTACCCGGAGGCAAAACCTGGGTTGTCAGAGCGACCATCGATACGGATCGCCTGAACGATGTTATCCTTTCCATGAATCTGGACCCCGAAAGCGACGCTTTTCTCATAAATAAGGACGGCATACTACAAACTCCGTCGAAGTTTTACGGCGGGGTCCTGACCAGGATCCCGATACCGGTTCCTTCTCCCACCTATCAGCCCTCTGTGGTTTCCATTCAGGACGACCAGGGAAGAGACCTCTTTATGAGTTACGCATTTCTCGGTGAGCCCGATCTGGTTCTCGTGATGGTAAAGCCAAAGGTAAGAGTGCTGAGAGCATGGACGGCCCTTAAAAGCGAAATGCTTATCCTTTTTATCGGCGGCACCCTGGTTCTTCTCTTCGTGGTCATCAAGGTGACCGGGATATTCGTCAACAGGATAAAAGAGGCCGACGAGAAAAGAGAGGCCGCCTTCAGAGAACTGCAGCATCATCACAAGCTTTCTTCTCTTGGCCGACTTGCCGCAGGTGTCGCTCACGAAATCAACAACCCCATGGCCATAATCAACGAAAAGGCCGGCCTCATACTGGATTTGCTTGCCCGGATGCCCGAGAACCCTCACAGGGACAAACTGGAGGCTCTTACCCGGGATATCCTGAAATCGGTGGACCGCTGCCGTAACATTACCCACAGGCTTCTGGGTTTTGCCCGTCGGATGGACGTTCAAATCGAAGTCCTGGACCTGAACGACGTGATTCGTGAAGTGCTGACATTTCTGGAGAAGGAAGCCCTTTACCGAAACATAGATGTAAGGCTCCAGCTGGCCGAAAACCTCCCCCGCATAGCCTCCGATCGAGGCCAACTGCAACAGGTTTTTCTGAACATTCTCAACAACGCCTTCGAAGCCGTGCCGGATGGGGGAACCGTGTCGATTACTTCCTGGGAGGTGGATGCCGATAAGGTGGCCGTGAGCATCCAGGACAACGGCCACGGCATGGACGAAGAAACGATGAAGCATATTTTTGAACCCTTTTTTACCACAAAGAAGGGCTACGGTACGGGATTGGGTCTGCCTATAACTTACGGGATAGTGAAAAAACTCGGGGGAGACATCCAGGTTCAGAGTCAGGTGGGAGAAGGCACAACCTTTACGGTATATCTGCCCAAAAAGGCACCTCTTGCGGAATAG
- a CDS encoding response regulator, with product MSDELRVLLVDDEEEFVRTLAERLEIRGVKALVALDGGEAINFLEEGDVDVVVLDVRMPGMSGLEVLRHIKETRPHLPVILLTGHGDTRDGIEGMRLGAFDYLMKPLNIDTLMEKLFEATRMKQ from the coding sequence ATGAGTGATGAACTTAGGGTGTTGCTGGTTGACGATGAGGAGGAGTTTGTAAGGACCCTGGCAGAAAGGCTGGAAATAAGAGGCGTTAAGGCCCTGGTGGCCCTGGATGGTGGTGAAGCCATTAACTTTCTTGAAGAAGGTGACGTGGATGTTGTGGTTCTGGATGTGAGAATGCCCGGGATGAGCGGCCTTGAGGTGTTAAGGCACATAAAGGAAACCAGGCCGCATCTTCCCGTTATCCTTCTTACGGGTCACGGGGATACCAGAGATGGCATAGAGGGCATGAGACTCGGCGCCTTTGATTACCTTATGAAACCGCTGAATATTGATACTCTTATGGAAAAGCTTTTTGAAGCCACCCGGATGAAGCAATAG
- a CDS encoding response regulator, whose translation MKLRLLIVDDEKDFTDSLAERLALRDFEVSRAYSGEEAVELIKEYNYDVVILDVAMPGMDGVQTLREIKNIKPLTEVIMLTGHATVETAIEGMKLGAYDYLLKPTEIDDLVEKVQGAYARKADQEERIRKAKMMRYFESPRAVLEDREDP comes from the coding sequence ATGAAACTGCGTCTTTTGATTGTCGACGACGAAAAGGATTTTACCGATTCTCTGGCCGAAAGGCTTGCACTGAGGGACTTCGAAGTCTCCAGGGCCTACAGCGGGGAAGAGGCGGTGGAGCTTATAAAAGAATACAACTACGATGTGGTTATACTCGACGTGGCCATGCCGGGAATGGACGGAGTGCAGACTCTTAGAGAAATCAAAAACATAAAGCCTCTCACCGAGGTGATAATGCTGACCGGTCATGCCACCGTCGAAACGGCCATCGAAGGCATGAAGCTCGGGGCTTACGATTACCTGTTAAAACCCACGGAAATTGACGATCTCGTTGAAAAGGTTCAGGGCGCCTATGCCAGAAAAGCGGATCAGGAGGAGCGAATAAGAAAGGCGAAAATGATGAGGTATTTTGAATCGCCCAGGGCGGTTCTGGAAGACAGAGAAGACCCGTAA
- a CDS encoding sigma-54 interaction domain-containing protein produces MGRLDGITIAGLYDDPVTLGSVFDELPVAVVFISRDRRVVYQNRAAEVLTGFSSDEARGLTCAHVVRSSICGSRCPVKDDLGGEESVSEDGDVIARDRRKIPVHAVFSRVRSKDGRCVGYVEILESLEDSAQRQDSSANPFSVGDIIGRSPTMERLFSILPGIAQTDSSVLITGETGTGKDLLAEVIHKMSNRSKGPFVKVNCGALPETLLESELFGHVKGAFTGATHNKPGRFRLAHNGTLFLTEIGDLPLSLQVKLLTFLDDHVIYPLGSGSGIRVNVRIIAATHRDLAAMVREGRFREDLLFRLNVVRLHVPPLREREGDVQLLMDHFLRTFSSRFGKKIVRFSPEARSILLDYSYPGNVRELKNIVEYAVNVCTGNSITPEHIPAYVVEAVRSGKKEADGVSSEGCEKLYKEEVTPELNSSAPQVKWEDMERRMILEALVKAGGRKSKAARMLGWGRATLWRKMKQYGIT; encoded by the coding sequence ATGGGACGGTTGGATGGAATAACTATTGCTGGCCTTTACGACGACCCCGTGACGCTGGGAAGTGTTTTCGACGAACTCCCCGTAGCGGTGGTGTTTATATCGAGGGATCGAAGGGTGGTTTATCAGAACAGGGCGGCAGAGGTGCTCACCGGTTTTTCTTCTGACGAGGCCAGAGGGCTTACCTGTGCTCATGTTGTAAGAAGCAGCATCTGTGGAAGCAGATGTCCCGTTAAAGATGATCTGGGCGGAGAGGAGTCGGTTTCGGAGGATGGTGACGTTATTGCCCGGGACCGAAGGAAAATCCCCGTTCATGCTGTTTTCTCAAGGGTAAGGAGTAAAGACGGAAGGTGTGTGGGGTACGTTGAGATCCTCGAGAGCCTGGAAGATTCGGCACAGCGACAGGATTCTTCGGCGAATCCCTTCAGTGTCGGGGATATAATCGGTCGGAGCCCTACAATGGAGAGGCTCTTTTCTATCCTTCCCGGCATCGCCCAGACCGACTCCTCGGTTCTGATAACCGGAGAGACGGGAACCGGGAAGGATCTCCTTGCCGAGGTGATTCACAAGATGTCCAACAGATCCAAAGGGCCTTTCGTCAAGGTAAATTGCGGCGCTCTTCCGGAGACCCTTCTGGAGTCCGAGCTCTTCGGCCACGTTAAAGGAGCCTTTACAGGCGCAACTCACAATAAGCCCGGAAGATTCCGCCTTGCCCACAACGGAACGCTTTTTCTTACGGAAATCGGCGATTTGCCGCTTTCCCTTCAGGTTAAACTCCTTACCTTCCTTGACGACCATGTTATCTATCCTCTTGGAAGCGGAAGCGGGATAAGGGTTAACGTGAGAATAATTGCCGCAACTCACAGAGACCTTGCGGCAATGGTTCGAGAAGGAAGGTTCAGGGAAGATCTTCTTTTCAGGCTTAACGTGGTCAGGCTGCACGTGCCGCCCTTGAGAGAACGCGAAGGCGATGTTCAGCTTCTCATGGATCACTTTCTTCGAACCTTTTCATCCAGATTCGGTAAGAAAATAGTAAGGTTTTCTCCGGAGGCACGAAGCATCCTTCTGGATTATTCCTATCCCGGAAATGTCCGGGAGCTGAAGAACATCGTTGAGTATGCCGTAAATGTCTGCACGGGAAACTCCATAACACCGGAGCACATTCCTGCCTATGTTGTTGAGGCCGTGCGTTCCGGAAAGAAGGAAGCCGATGGGGTTTCCTCCGAGGGCTGCGAAAAACTTTATAAAGAGGAAGTGACGCCTGAGTTGAACAGCAGTGCTCCGCAGGTTAAGTGGGAAGATATGGAAAGGCGTATGATCCTGGAAGCCCTTGTGAAGGCCGGAGGGAGGAAGTCCAAAGCGGCCAGGATGCTCGGATGGGGTAGGGCAACCCTGTGGAGGAAGATGAAACAGTACGGGATAACCTGA
- a CDS encoding SLC13 family permease, protein MAHDVHVPAKKGILANKTLWLCVGVAVFIIVGFLIPPPQSLIRVVSEQGFADQMIKWHLAHDANEAARKSMIVLGIIPMAVIFFATEALPIGLTGILMPILAYFLGLLPKKEVGKSFAGDAPMFLLGVLAMGVVVVEVGLHKRLAAWILGWTRGFLIPVFVLCISMSIIGSFISAHAMCAFMTPVIMAVYYGSVVARSPSGRIDHDPALAKFLLFALCFSLNVGGVGSPAAGGRNVLMMGFWEGYRVPMDFFTWMKYGFPLAPVLGFMVAVYMLIVFGRNIKTKDLTPGLAALKEETKRMGKMKYEEWVTLGMLLLILFLWIFGGHDLGLGGPSLLALLIPIVFRITSWQKILHGISWDAWFMYCGALTLGELLKQSGAAMWLASTFLDALKSLGIGQGLGLWIGLSTFSGLMTNFMSDAGVTALLGPIVVPMSIMSGHPAEPWASGLATAFATSFAHFLIVGTPNNAIVYALGTYPDTGRNAIEPVDFVKYGFVVWFLSLAIVWVLGFMVIYPFVGFPEGLLETARNVLASGGVK, encoded by the coding sequence ATGGCTCACGATGTACATGTACCCGCCAAAAAAGGTATTCTGGCAAACAAAACTTTATGGCTCTGTGTGGGTGTCGCCGTTTTCATAATAGTCGGTTTTCTGATACCACCGCCTCAGAGCCTGATTCGGGTCGTTTCCGAACAGGGTTTTGCCGACCAGATGATTAAATGGCATCTGGCCCACGATGCAAATGAAGCCGCCAGAAAGAGCATGATCGTTCTGGGGATCATTCCCATGGCTGTTATCTTCTTTGCAACCGAGGCCTTACCTATAGGTCTTACGGGGATTCTGATGCCCATACTGGCTTACTTTCTGGGGCTGCTTCCCAAGAAAGAGGTGGGCAAGAGCTTTGCGGGTGATGCTCCCATGTTCCTTCTGGGGGTTCTTGCCATGGGGGTTGTCGTCGTGGAAGTGGGGCTTCACAAGCGACTTGCCGCCTGGATTCTGGGCTGGACACGGGGATTTTTGATCCCCGTTTTCGTCCTTTGTATCAGCATGTCCATAATTGGTTCTTTTATTTCGGCTCATGCTATGTGTGCCTTCATGACCCCGGTGATTATGGCGGTTTATTACGGGTCTGTTGTTGCACGAAGCCCCTCAGGACGGATTGACCACGATCCGGCACTGGCAAAGTTTCTGCTTTTTGCCCTCTGTTTTTCCCTCAACGTGGGAGGCGTGGGTTCTCCGGCAGCAGGCGGTCGAAATGTTCTGATGATGGGATTCTGGGAAGGTTACAGGGTGCCCATGGATTTCTTTACCTGGATGAAATACGGTTTCCCTCTTGCCCCCGTTCTCGGCTTCATGGTTGCCGTCTATATGCTTATCGTTTTCGGCCGAAACATCAAGACAAAGGACCTCACACCCGGCCTTGCGGCTCTCAAGGAAGAGACGAAGCGTATGGGCAAAATGAAATACGAGGAATGGGTTACCCTGGGAATGCTCCTCCTGATCCTCTTTCTCTGGATCTTCGGAGGACATGATCTGGGGCTTGGCGGCCCTTCGCTCCTTGCACTCCTCATTCCCATAGTCTTTCGTATCACTTCGTGGCAGAAAATCCTCCACGGCATTTCCTGGGATGCCTGGTTCATGTACTGCGGGGCTCTTACTCTGGGTGAACTGCTGAAGCAGAGCGGTGCCGCAATGTGGCTTGCCAGTACCTTCCTGGATGCTCTCAAGTCCCTGGGCATAGGTCAGGGCCTGGGGCTCTGGATAGGGCTTTCGACCTTCTCGGGACTCATGACCAACTTCATGTCCGATGCCGGAGTAACTGCGCTTCTCGGACCCATTGTTGTTCCCATGAGCATTATGTCGGGACATCCGGCAGAACCCTGGGCATCGGGTCTTGCCACCGCCTTTGCCACATCCTTTGCCCACTTCCTCATTGTGGGTACTCCTAACAACGCCATAGTCTATGCCCTGGGAACTTATCCCGATACGGGAAGAAACGCCATAGAGCCGGTGGACTTCGTAAAATACGGGTTCGTGGTCTGGTTCCTGTCCCTTGCCATAGTATGGGTGCTGGGGTTTATGGTGATTTACCCGTTCGTGGGGTTTCCCGAAGGGTTACTTGAGACGGCACGGAACGTGCTTGCTTCCGGAGGTGTAAAGTAA
- a CDS encoding 3-hydroxybutyryl-CoA dehydrogenase: MKAEDVKVFGVVGAGQMGHGIAQVAAMSGLKVILNDIKMELAQRGYDNIAKILSRNVDKGKMTVEEKEAVLSKIELSSDLKDMASADYVVEAATENEQIKFQIFRDLDEICPEHTILATNTSSIPIGRIAAQTKRPDRVIGMHFMNPVPVMKLVEVIRALTTSDETFQVTWDLALKFGKTPAEASDYPGFIANRILMPMINEAIYCLYEGVGTREAIDTVMKLGMNHPMGPLALADLIGLDTCLAIMETLYEGFKDPKYRPCPLLRRYVEAGWLGRKTGKGFYEYE; the protein is encoded by the coding sequence ATGAAAGCCGAGGATGTAAAGGTTTTCGGTGTCGTTGGTGCCGGTCAGATGGGTCACGGTATTGCTCAGGTTGCCGCCATGAGCGGCCTGAAGGTGATTCTTAACGACATAAAGATGGAACTGGCACAGCGAGGTTACGACAACATTGCAAAGATCCTTTCTCGGAATGTGGACAAAGGGAAAATGACGGTGGAAGAAAAGGAGGCGGTGCTCTCAAAAATAGAGTTGAGCTCCGATCTCAAGGATATGGCTTCGGCCGACTACGTCGTTGAAGCTGCTACGGAAAACGAGCAGATAAAGTTTCAGATTTTCAGGGATCTCGACGAAATTTGCCCCGAACACACAATACTCGCCACAAACACGTCCTCCATCCCCATCGGACGCATCGCCGCTCAGACAAAGCGCCCTGACAGGGTTATCGGAATGCACTTTATGAATCCCGTACCCGTTATGAAACTCGTCGAAGTGATAAGGGCCCTTACGACGTCCGACGAAACCTTTCAGGTAACCTGGGATCTAGCCCTTAAATTCGGAAAGACACCTGCCGAAGCAAGTGATTATCCCGGTTTTATTGCCAACAGGATTCTCATGCCCATGATAAACGAGGCCATTTACTGTCTTTACGAGGGAGTGGGCACCAGAGAGGCAATTGACACGGTAATGAAGCTGGGAATGAATCATCCGATGGGTCCTCTGGCCCTGGCCGACCTGATCGGCCTGGACACTTGCCTGGCAATCATGGAGACCCTGTACGAAGGGTTCAAGGATCCCAAGTACAGACCCTGTCCGCTTTTGAGACGATATGTTGAAGCGGGATGGCTCGGTCGGAAGACGGGAAAGGGTTTTTACGAGTATGAATAG
- a CDS encoding response regulator, which yields MNPRVLIVDGDEDFRDRLAELLERRGYRVSTAGSVDEFLQDAGKEIDVIVAGQYVLNGHESNLFNALDHIEPPPEVILMLRSGSIRSAIAGMKKGVFDDIYVPFEISELEEKIRRAFNSRQKKALRFRGRSLKKRLENIFVAATFAEANVDLPEDQGKKPHK from the coding sequence ATGAACCCCAGGGTTCTTATTGTGGACGGAGACGAGGATTTTCGGGATAGGCTTGCAGAACTTCTTGAAAGAAGAGGTTACAGGGTATCAACGGCCGGTTCCGTTGATGAATTCTTACAGGATGCGGGAAAGGAGATAGACGTTATAGTTGCCGGCCAATATGTGCTAAACGGGCATGAAAGCAACCTTTTTAACGCACTGGATCACATTGAACCTCCTCCGGAAGTAATTCTTATGCTCAGATCGGGCAGTATCCGGAGCGCCATAGCGGGGATGAAAAAAGGGGTTTTTGACGACATCTATGTGCCCTTTGAGATATCGGAACTGGAGGAAAAGATTCGCAGGGCTTTCAATTCCCGGCAGAAGAAGGCTCTGCGGTTTAGAGGGCGAAGTTTAAAGAAGAGGCTGGAAAACATCTTCGTTGCTGCAACCTTCGCAGAAGCGAATGTTGACCTGCCCGAAGATCAAGGGAAAAAACCCCATAAGTAG
- a CDS encoding acyl-CoA dehydrogenase family protein produces the protein MDFELTEEQRIIQETAARFARQELEPVAAELDETKNREILKKNLKKLAELGFNGLAVDPEYGGTGAGAVAFSLAMTELGRACASTTVTVSVTNMVAEVIQAVGTEEQKRKYIPPLCDGTFYAGAFGLTEPNAGSDPAAMRTTAVLDGDTWVLNGRKIFISSAEYAGLFVVWAVTDKEAPKGKGISAFLVEPDFPGFTVGKDERKMGQVGSSTNELILEDCRVPRENLLGELNQGFKIAVTELAGGRIGIGSMALGIGLAAMDFATQYAKERIQFDVPIIQHQAIQWMIADNYTRLEAARLLLLKAAYLKDRKKPYMKEASMAKLFATEAANKACYDAMQILGGYGYTKDFPLERFYRDVRVTTIYEGTSEIQRLIIARHYMQ, from the coding sequence ATGGATTTTGAGTTAACGGAAGAACAAAGGATAATTCAGGAAACGGCTGCACGATTTGCCAGGCAGGAGCTTGAACCTGTTGCGGCGGAACTTGATGAAACTAAAAATCGGGAGATTTTGAAGAAAAACCTGAAAAAACTTGCAGAGCTCGGCTTCAACGGTCTGGCCGTTGATCCCGAGTATGGTGGAACGGGCGCCGGAGCGGTGGCCTTTTCTCTGGCCATGACGGAGCTCGGCAGAGCCTGTGCATCCACCACGGTTACGGTGTCGGTTACCAATATGGTGGCAGAAGTAATCCAGGCGGTGGGCACCGAAGAACAGAAGCGAAAGTACATTCCCCCTCTGTGTGACGGAACCTTTTATGCCGGGGCCTTTGGCCTCACGGAGCCCAACGCCGGGTCGGATCCCGCCGCCATGAGAACCACGGCCGTACTGGACGGTGATACCTGGGTGCTGAACGGGCGAAAGATATTCATATCCAGTGCCGAATATGCAGGTCTTTTCGTGGTCTGGGCCGTGACCGATAAGGAAGCCCCCAAAGGGAAGGGTATAAGCGCTTTTCTGGTTGAGCCCGACTTTCCGGGGTTTACGGTCGGCAAAGACGAAAGGAAGATGGGCCAGGTGGGCTCGTCGACCAACGAGCTAATACTCGAGGATTGCCGGGTTCCCAGGGAAAACCTTCTGGGAGAACTCAACCAGGGGTTCAAAATAGCCGTAACGGAGCTTGCAGGCGGGCGAATAGGCATAGGGTCGATGGCGCTGGGGATAGGCCTTGCCGCAATGGACTTTGCCACTCAGTACGCCAAGGAACGAATCCAGTTCGATGTTCCCATCATTCAGCATCAGGCAATCCAGTGGATGATAGCCGACAACTACACCCGGCTTGAAGCGGCACGGCTTCTCCTGCTCAAGGCGGCGTATCTCAAGGACAGGAAAAAGCCCTACATGAAAGAGGCCTCCATGGCCAAGCTCTTTGCAACCGAAGCAGCCAATAAGGCCTGTTACGACGCCATGCAAATCCTCGGAGGCTATGGCTATACGAAGGACTTTCCTCTGGAGCGCTTCTACAGAGACGTTCGGGTGACGACCATTTATGAAGGAACCAGCGAGATCCAGCGGCTCATAATAGCACGTCACTATATGCAATAG
- a CDS encoding NifB/NifX family molybdenum-iron cluster-binding protein yields MEAKGRERKILVALRGEEVASRFDMAPEAWLAVYREGEGFSEEKTVVLPQASAENLCRLIVSEGVDTVVCGGIEQEYYEYLTWKKISVVDFVVGTLDEVKRKITSGDLKPGDILIKGTGE; encoded by the coding sequence ATGGAGGCAAAAGGACGGGAGAGAAAGATACTGGTTGCCCTCAGGGGAGAAGAGGTCGCCAGCAGGTTTGATATGGCTCCTGAGGCCTGGCTTGCCGTCTACAGAGAAGGTGAGGGTTTTTCTGAAGAAAAGACGGTGGTGCTCCCTCAGGCCTCGGCGGAAAACCTCTGCAGGCTTATCGTCTCCGAGGGGGTAGACACCGTGGTGTGTGGGGGGATTGAACAGGAATATTACGAATATCTTACCTGGAAGAAGATTTCCGTTGTGGACTTTGTGGTGGGAACGCTGGATGAGGTCAAAAGGAAGATCACTTCAGGGGATCTGAAGCCGGGCGATATCCTAATTAAAGGGACGGGAGAATGA
- a CDS encoding response regulator — MEKIKVLLVDDEKEFVDALRERLEIRDLPSGVAYNGEQALQIVEDEIPDVMVLDLKMPGIDGMEVLRRIRKAYPEVQVIILTGHGSEKDEEEARRLGAFEYLQKPVDIDELVRLLRLAYKKKMEDTMVAATFAEAGEFDTARDIMKEGKKKKD, encoded by the coding sequence ATGGAGAAAATAAAGGTGCTCCTCGTGGACGATGAAAAAGAATTCGTAGATGCACTGAGGGAAAGGCTTGAGATACGTGATCTTCCGTCAGGGGTAGCCTATAACGGGGAACAGGCGCTTCAGATAGTAGAAGATGAAATTCCCGACGTTATGGTTCTGGACCTGAAGATGCCGGGTATTGACGGCATGGAAGTTCTTCGAAGGATAAGGAAGGCCTATCCCGAAGTGCAGGTTATCATCCTGACCGGCCACGGCTCCGAAAAAGACGAGGAAGAAGCCCGAAGGCTTGGTGCTTTTGAATACCTGCAAAAACCGGTGGATATAGACGAACTGGTAAGGCTTCTTCGGCTGGCCTATAAGAAAAAAATGGAAGACACCATGGTTGCCGCAACCTTTGCCGAAGCAGGTGAGTTTGACACTGCAAGGGACATCATGAAGGAAGGAAAAAAGAAAAAGGATTGA
- a CDS encoding HAMP domain-containing histidine kinase — protein sequence MEDWKIREDAFLGKVTAGATHELRNVLAIIGESAGLVEDIIRLRGPDGRIESKLALVKEQIARGQLILGALNRYAHSADHPVETLDLKQSIEDMIVLSRRFLRQKNIDCLIDRADQVVVRTCPVKWNMIHFALLMSYADDLPSGTVIRIACNREDKGATVTFRSTPEEKVRFASLSGLLEDSSFRRVMDEIGVRAEIKEGVRTGTCEIGG from the coding sequence ATGGAGGACTGGAAAATAAGAGAGGATGCCTTTCTGGGTAAGGTCACCGCAGGGGCGACCCACGAACTGAGGAACGTTCTTGCCATTATCGGTGAATCTGCCGGTTTGGTTGAAGACATTATCAGGCTCAGGGGGCCAGACGGCAGGATTGAATCCAAACTTGCTCTGGTAAAGGAGCAAATAGCCAGAGGCCAGCTCATACTAGGTGCCCTGAACCGCTACGCCCACAGTGCCGATCACCCCGTAGAGACGCTGGACCTGAAGCAGAGCATCGAAGATATGATCGTCCTTTCTCGACGTTTCCTCAGGCAGAAGAACATAGATTGCCTGATCGACCGTGCCGATCAGGTCGTCGTCAGGACCTGCCCGGTCAAATGGAACATGATCCACTTTGCCCTTCTTATGAGCTATGCCGATGATCTGCCCTCCGGCACGGTAATCCGGATCGCCTGTAACCGGGAAGATAAGGGCGCTACCGTAACCTTTCGTTCGACCCCGGAAGAGAAAGTCCGGTTTGCTTCACTGAGCGGGCTTCTGGAAGATTCCTCTTTTAGAAGGGTAATGGATGAAATAGGGGTGCGGGCAGAGATAAAGGAAGGAGTGCGAACAGGCACCTGTGAGATCGGCGGTTAG
- a CDS encoding response regulator — MREPYVMLVDDEEAFVEAMTRRLSRRNLKIISALSGEEALEKLDNHRDVDVVILDVKMPGMDGIETLREIKARFPLIEVIMLTGHATVENAVEGMKKGAFDYLMKPCDIDELIRKVTEATEKKRAHEEKIREAAIRNALSMVE, encoded by the coding sequence ATGCGGGAACCTTATGTGATGCTCGTAGATGACGAAGAGGCCTTTGTTGAGGCCATGACGAGGCGGCTTTCCAGAAGAAATCTCAAGATAATAAGTGCCCTCAGCGGTGAAGAAGCCCTGGAAAAGCTGGATAACCATCGAGACGTCGATGTGGTAATACTGGATGTTAAGATGCCGGGTATGGACGGCATAGAAACCCTGAGAGAAATAAAAGCCCGTTTTCCACTGATTGAGGTTATCATGCTGACGGGGCATGCCACCGTGGAAAATGCCGTTGAGGGCATGAAGAAGGGGGCCTTCGATTATCTCATGAAGCCCTGCGACATAGACGAGCTTATCAGGAAGGTCACGGAGGCCACGGAGAAGAAGCGGGCTCACGAAGAGAAAATCAGAGAGGCCGCCATCCGTAATGCCCTTTCCATGGTGGAGTAA
- a CDS encoding CBS domain-containing protein has protein sequence MKQFRVKDLMIPLGEYATVGENATLQEAVRVLKEAQRKYLEKTRTSQEIRYPHRAVLVLDDEGRVVGKVSQLDVLRALEPRYARIMDSSSVPRVTASGFSAEFLEDLIERYELFSSGLRDLCQKAAERKVRDFMYTPQEGEYVREEDTLDRAVHKLVMGQHQSLLVLNGKEEIVGILRLVDVFEVIASEIEACPIQ, from the coding sequence ATGAAGCAGTTCAGGGTTAAGGATCTTATGATACCTCTTGGGGAGTATGCAACCGTCGGTGAGAACGCAACGCTCCAGGAGGCCGTCCGGGTGCTTAAGGAGGCTCAACGAAAATATCTCGAAAAAACGAGGACTTCTCAGGAGATACGCTATCCTCACAGAGCCGTCCTCGTGCTTGACGACGAGGGGCGGGTTGTGGGTAAAGTCAGCCAGCTCGACGTGCTCAGAGCCCTTGAGCCGCGCTATGCCAGGATCATGGATTCTTCCTCTGTCCCCAGAGTCACTGCCAGCGGATTCAGCGCCGAATTTCTGGAAGATCTCATTGAAAGGTACGAGCTTTTTTCCTCGGGATTAAGGGACCTCTGTCAGAAGGCTGCGGAGAGAAAGGTTCGGGACTTTATGTACACCCCGCAGGAAGGAGAGTATGTCCGGGAGGAGGATACCCTTGACAGAGCGGTTCACAAACTGGTGATGGGTCAACATCAATCACTGCTGGTTCTGAACGGTAAGGAAGAGATTGTGGGGATACTCAGGCTTGTGGATGTTTTTGAGGTGATTGCATCGGAGATTGAGGCATGCCCGATACAGTAG